The segment GTAGAAGttggtattattttttgtaatgatttTATTGCATATAAATAGTTTAGTTAATGTAAATATGATTGATACATACCGCATTTACAGCTTTCAGCATGGCTTCGGCTTTCGTCACTACTTGGTCAGCTATCTTAGCCGTGTCGTCTACTaataactgaaatataaataatcattagtattaagttttatattaaGCACTACGTGGCAACTACTCCACGCACCTGGAAAAAAATCGCACTACAGCCTGATAAGATGCTATGCAACTCAGATGCTTTTTtcaaaacaacaaaagaaactcttcagctttatattaatatagacCAGCTGCTTTCACTCACGCCCCGTGGAAACGAAACTAATTTTCGTACCaagataaaatatttcctaTATCATCAAAAATACAACAGCTATATTGTAGCCTGCTAACAGAGAACTATTTTTCATTAGTAGTTTCAAGGAGGTATGAACAAACAagatttcctctttataatattagaagtaGGTTGACCTCAACCTTTAGTATCCCAAATGGACAAAACCCCCATAGcatactataaaaatatatgcacagaaatagtaggtataaaaaaaaatggcgtccacggccgatttcggccacggcgactgttctcatgtaaggagatcagccagctgcgcaggacatattatagtgcacgagcatttgcgcagacacaggtgcactcactattccttcactctcatagcgcgacgggacggcaatccgacacgaccggaaagagatccggcgcaggaccgacatttacgtgctctccgatgcacgggtgaatcaatcaccaacttccagactacgggctgctttgtgaaagtttaagaaaacccacaaagcgatttcggcccgacccggggatcgaacccgagacctcaaggacagcagctgcgcttgcgaccactagaacaacgaggcagtcaataataggtatacctagtagtagacttataaaaatatgttcttacCTTATCCTTCAAATCCAACACCATTTGAAAGGGGTCGTGGCTAACTACCAACGGGCCCTGTTGTGGAGGCTCCTTGTTCCCTTTAGTGGGGGGCGGAGGAGGAGGAGGGTTGGCCCTCAAGCGTTCTGTGGCGTCTTTAGCCGCTTGTACTAAGTTCACCTGAGACCCTAGCGTTAGGGAGAGGTCACATTTGTTGGCCCAGAGGCAGATCTGTAAAGAAAATGGTAAAGGTTGAGGAAGAAAATCTCTTATTGAAAAATTTATGTAAAGAAGTAAAATAGAAGaagtataataataacatttaacatTAACAATTaggtttctttggccgcctgaataaggtcctgaaaagttccttatcgggaggcaacaaggttcgcgcctttaatggttgggtcatgccagtcctgatgtactctttcggcatactcaaatgaactcaaactgaattggacgcCCTAGATAGgaaagtccgcacactgctgaccgcagaacgaatgcatcacccacgatcgtcagtgatgagactgtacatcccacggaaatgtggaggccgaggctttttaaatgcaaagacgctccacaaccgcgaggtgtgcagtctcagaaaatattttctcaaaagcgacgtgggtatgcaccgtgatatggtggcagtggacagaggactcaccccgctgtcgttggcaaatgagaactggcgcaaacctgtcgtactaactacccacgatcgcagggaggtatggcagagcaaacagctacacggacgcttcttcggggctcttcatggccccgatgtagacttcaaagcgtccgtatcttggctacgcttcggtgacttgtttggagaaaccgaagggtttgtatgtgcaattatggacgaagttatccttacgaataactaccggagatatgtcgtgaaagacgggacggttgacatatgtcgggcatgtcaccatccgggtgagtctatcagacatattatatctggttgttctcgtttggctaatggtgaatatttgcatagacataaccaagtggccaagatcatccaccagcagcttgctctgcaatacaaccttgtagaccttgaggtaccgtactacaagtatgcgcccgacccagttctcgaaaaggaccatatcacgttgtactgggatcgatctatcatcactgacaggactattgtagccaataagcctgatattgtggtgatagatcgattagcgcgccgcgcgatgatagtcgatgtcgccgttccgcatgacgagaaccttgtgaaagctgagaaagagaaacaaataaagtatctcgacttagcgcacgaggttgtcgccatgtggagtgtcgacacggctgttgttgtgccgattgtcgttacggccaatggtttaatagccaagagcctcgacgaacacctcaggaggctctcgttgggcggctggatcaagggactgattcagaaggcagtactccttgatacggcacgtattgtgaggaggtttctgtctctgggaccctaaccaccggtaccttggaccctgtgcccgatatcggtggcaacctattttttatatttttaaatgttttttatttttatatttaatatttaaaaatgtaaattatatgttctaaataaataaatgacaataaaaacatttaaagctACTTCTTGCAGGAGAGTAAGAATACTGAAATGTAGAAGGACAGAAAAAATTAAGAGtctgttatattattttaactatagatgtttttctttaaaataaatgataccCAATTGCATTTGTCATATGCAATTATCTTATTTATGTTCTTTGAAAGTTGTACCTACGTATAATAaataggggagatgttcctaaaacgggtaagctACGGgagatgttaaataaattaaccaagaacattacatgGGACTTGTATTTGTGCTAATAgtattgtttatataataaactttggaaaacataaaATAGTCTTAGTAATCTTCATTTATACTATACGAATGGTAAagcctacccgttttaggacgGTTACCCGTTTTAAGAACATCTCCCCTACGTAATGAATAATTGACCTTAAGCCGAATGCATTGTAGAGATATTCAAACGATTACACGGAAAGAAAAGTGGTAAAATAATGAGTAACAGTTAAATAAAGTTCCtcaatacacaaaaataatatacgagtaaatataatttcagtACAAACCTTCAAAAGCATAATAAAATCTTGTTTCCGTTTTTCCTTATCCGACTTATTGATCATAGTTATCATTCTATCGGCAACTATACACATTATTTCTACGTTGTTCTCGAATGCCGAGATTTTTTGGTcttcaaaataatcaaaattagcTAAACCTttcctaaaaagaaaaaataacggaTCGAAATTATGTATTGTGAAAATGTAtcaacagcgccatctagtggtGAGGGGAAAGAATACTTTTCGAGATAAATTATagaagatttaataaaaaattagtattttttatcagtcagtttcattttctcaaaaacataaaaaaactgtATCTCATAAGATACAGTTACTCATaagatacagttttttttttatatttttaatatattaaataattaaatatatttttaatatatttggtGATAAGATAAGTATTGATAAATTAGTAAAACCGGGATTTAAATGTAAtgagggctaccgcgtatgaaatcgccgctagaggcgcttgtgtagcgtgaggtcttcgaaacgtcaaatgccactgtttgtttacgcgcgagggtttatatttctaattaaattaatattatgaatatttaacaatactttagattaattatggcaaatacagatcagggttctataaatgtcactgctttgacactctttaatctttcggaaacttatgtttgcatttctttttcgagcaatacggcactgcgcaacactgtggcatcgccaatacgttcacactatagttatattgtattacatattatgtaatatatcatattatgatctaatataatcatctaatgtCAAAATGTCAGATATAAGTTTTAGCGCTCATAATATGAACTTTGATTGCCATAGTtttagacctcacgctacagttgcgtcatctggtgaaacaaaaaacggtagcccccATTCAGTGCCATCTATTCAGTAAAGCCAACCTTAAACTAGTTTCCTACTTTACacactagatggcgttgttgttcattttattaaaacgcCATCTAGTATTGAAGTCTAGGAACTAGTAGTAATAAAGGAGGTGGTGGTGTAATAAAggttttgaaatgttttataatttaaaatggattAAATAGtaagaaatacatatattaCTCACGTTAATTCACAGCCTTCCTTAAGTCTCCTGTACACATAACATTCGGTAAACagaaaggtattattaaaatactttttatgttCCTGGTCGGCTATCCAGGCGTTCCACAAGCGAGCGTTAGGCGTATCTACTTGTAAATCATCATACGTCTTGTTCGTAACTAAATCGTTCTTTAACTTTGTTACATATTGCATGAATTTCCTTACGTCGTCAtctgactgaaaaaaaaatagtttatttcagGTAACACACCCTTAAAAACTTGAAAACAAAGtaattgtaagaaaaaaaaggaGTTTAACAATGCATGTTACCATGGCAACGGAAATAACGTATTTCTTGTGAAAAAATAGACGAAAAAAGCTGTGATTTCTAATAATTCGATTGTCTTattcataatttgaatttgatcttgtgttaaaaaataattgagtaaATGTtctaatttgtattatttttaataaggtAAACATACCGCCCCGTGAGCACTTTTTATCTTTGATCCTTCTCTTGATAAATAATCTATTATTTTGGTCAAAATCACTGGTATCCTTTCTTTCAGAGTGAAGTAAGCAAAACTCctgaaatcaaagaaaaaagtaagttatataaaaaaattcaaaaaaaaaacaagtattgtcacaaaattattttaaaataaataaagaaattgcaAAAAGAGAGCCCGCCCGAACAGGGACTTGAACCCTGGACCCTTGGATTAAAAGTCCAATGCTCTACCGACTGAGCTATCCGGGCTATGAGAGACGCGTTAAAATTGTTGACTCAATTCTACAAACAAGATTTTACATTTGCGTGTCAACTTTCATTCAAGACAATTAACGACGTTATTCCTAAAAGAAATAAAGTTCATATTGCCATAACATACAACTTCGTATGAATCTCTTACACGATTTAGATTCTTATTGTATAGGTCTTAAAGGTTAAAATCAATTGTTTTCTTAGTggacatacaaaaaataatgtgtGCAGAATCAGATGTTCATGTAAAAGGttctaaaaatagaaattatgtACGATCAAGGGATTGTCAGGgacaaagtaattttaatatcgtCTTTAATATAATAGCAAAAGTAAAGgttatttttttgaagattatATTCTTGGGATTTGTTTTCTTTCcaattattgaaaatataacaacctatctatataaataaaaatgcaataaaaacataatttaacttaactttgaaaacaaatgaaaaacaaaataaatagtgtaaaaacaaaattattgtcCACCTATTATTCAGTTTTCTTTGGGGATGTGTTTAAATCAAAACCTTACTATGGCAAATACCTGTATACCTACATAGAACATTTCAGCGCAATCTAGATTAACAGAAAACTCTGTAAACACATTAATCTGTATATTACTGCAATGAATTTTACTCGCTATTGTTGTAATGAATGCTCATCAATGTTAATGTGATAATTGATAAGAATTGCAGTCTTAATTAGTGAGCTTATCAAATAGCAGAAAAACAGATCCACATTACTTTATGTAAGAGTGATAATGAGAATAATTTCTTCTGTTGGTAACAGGCTCAGAGTTTCTGtgtatgaatttaatttaaatttgttcAGTACTTAGGTGTCAAAGTGTGACAGACAgatttattttcacatttatattgtTAGTAAGGATTTAACTACATTGGCacggtatttattttataaattatttaagaaagaatatataaattataccaATACAGATAGTATTTAGCAAAGTATTTATACATTTActgttgttaaataatatttgtttgtaaatttCCTTAtcataatttacttaatttctAGTTCCAGCAAAGTCCAAATAGGTAGAACTTTGAAATTATCAGAATATAGAATACATACTGTTTAAACGTGCCCTGCAGCGGCAAATTCATGGGCGTCGCTGTATCAATAAACGGCGAAGGTTTTTTTACACCAATGAAGGGCCCCCCGTAAATGAAATCGGGCCTCGTGTAATAATCTTCATCGTCGTCTTCTTCTTTCGCGACATTAACATCTGAAGAtctttttgatgaagaaactttCCTTGGAGAACCCGTTCCTGGTGAAGGAGTATTTGAAATCCGAACTGGAGAAGCTACTTTAACCGGTGACGCAGCTCCCGGAGAACCCGGCTTCGGGGTAGACGGGTCTTGAGGCGGAGAACTCattttttgttgtcacagtAAATTTTTTATGCCATAACCGAAtggatattgtttatttttgtaaaaaaatcgaaTGTTGTGAATTTTGTGATGACATTGAAGTGACATTGACATTGAGTGAAAGCGGAGGAGCGTTTGCGAAGTTAATTACGTTAACTTTTTTTGATGgaatgataaattaaatatttaatttattcacaacAATACGTACTTATGATATAGCATAATTTCTAATTTATAGCtcctgtaattaaataaaataaaatatacattatttatcacataccTGCCATATATTGCACTAGCCTCCGCGTTAAACGGAGTCAAAAGCCGCATCACCGGCAAATTCTCCGTATCAATATAAACACCGTTGTTATAATTATCTTCATCCATCTTCGcacaatatttcaattaattaactaaaatataaacgcACTGGCTTCCTATAATAAGTGGAATAAACCACATATAACACAGAACTAAAAATAGTTTTGGCACTTTTTGTCGCTATCCCAAACACACGTCTCACTATTTTCACTCACGATTGATTGTAATGATTCAGCTATGTTTTGATCAATGACATAGGAACTACTGGTAGCTAGGTATATGTTTAACTTATCATATGGCCACTTGTTTGATAACGTAGTTGTAACCTGACCTTGTACAGTAAACTTTTACGTTCAATCAAAAGGTACTAGATGGCGCTAGCTGTCATTCTttgccatagacataatattagtaaacaggactgcgcatataaacccaaaaaacgagccgagtgaaacagttagtacggaggctgtctgtccctttctaatagggtgactatgagattaagctatgtgagacaaatccgaatttgctaagattattaaacacagattagtattgaagttttaacttacgcagtttgtgaccttaaaatactaataaaggcttttaataattagcggaaattagcagtataaaagcaggaagattcgaagtgaagactgtttttttgtatttctacttcatatatagactgctgagccatttatgtcacctttcttcattttttgggaagctataacaatagtacaacagttttaaaatccatcacccatattttgactcgttacaagaattcatgggcaccctagttgtttggtttacgaaaatgttattattagctaacctgtggaacgatatattgcaaccaccataggattcacttttgcaagtagaaacgcaacactttttcaccattttaatagtttaaattgatttaatacaaaaaaatataaacaaaattttaaatgctgattacgcgccaagaatgttcagggttaccgctagaaaataaaaaaaagcaaaataaaaatttatgttgtttatgttttaataataaatacgaataaattaa is part of the Helicoverpa zea isolate HzStark_Cry1AcR chromosome 26, ilHelZeax1.1, whole genome shotgun sequence genome and harbors:
- the LOC124643045 gene encoding damage-control phosphatase ARMT1-like isoform X1, which gives rise to MSSPPQDPSTPKPGSPGAASPVKVASPVRISNTPSPGTGSPRKVSSSKRSSDVNVAKEEDDDEDYYTRPDFIYGGPFIGVKKPSPFIDTATPMNLPLQGTFKQSFAYFTLKERIPVILTKIIDYLSREGSKIKSAHGASDDDVRKFMQYVTKLKNDLVTNKTYDDLQVDTPNARLWNAWIADQEHKKYFNNTFLFTECYVYRRLKEGCELTKGLANFDYFEDQKISAFENNVEIMCIVADRMITMINKSDKEKRKQDFIMLLKICLWANKCDLSLTLGSQVNLVQAAKDATERLRANPPPPPPPTKGNKEPPQQGPLVVSHDPFQMVLDLKDKLLVDDTAKIADQVVTKAEAMLKAVNANTTFKFKCSCHRLATAIGVPICKEDLPPPPPEPPAEEKTEVKEEKKEEAPKQIPCPAKMTVPQAVFFDIVCDNAGYELFADLCLAHFLVAQKIVQKVRFHVKDMPWFISDVTIKDFKHLIDACANSNFSKEASSGATEGEGGEPKIIKADNLRTLGQQWNQYFTDGIFVVMAEDYWTYPHVYKDMKKFDPNLYRKLQYAVAIMFKGDLNYRKLLADRNLNPTTGFEAALQGFIPAPLIAVRTVKAELICGLPKGKWDALTKLDAEWMQKGDYGVIQYCPKGEPLKISDRPCIDYCQTCFGVICPEHTDM